From Microcebus murinus isolate Inina chromosome 15, M.murinus_Inina_mat1.0, whole genome shotgun sequence, the proteins below share one genomic window:
- the STOX2 gene encoding storkhead-box protein 2 isoform X2 gives MEPVQKGSGDVSPISMSPISQSQFIPLGEILCLAISAMNSARKPVTQEALMEHLTTCFPGVPTPSQEILRHTLNTLVRERKIYPTPDGYFIVTPQTYFITPSLIRTNSKWYHLDERIPDRSQCTSPQPGTITPSASGCVRERTLPRNHCDSCHCCREDMHSMHASTLQRKPAKDCKDPYCPPSLCQVPPTEKSKSTVNFSYKTETLSKPKDSEKQSKKFGLKLFRLSFKKDKTKQLANFSAQFPPEEWPLRDEDTPTTIPREVEMEIIRRINPDLTVENVMRHTALMKKLEEEKAQRSKAGSSAHHSGRSKKSRTHRKSHGKSRSHSKTRVSKGDPSDGSHLDIAGDREYDFCDPLTRAPREGCFIIEHKGDNFIMHSNTNVIESHFPMTPEWDVSGELAKRRTEMPFPEPSRGSSHSKVHRSHSHTQDRRSRNERSNKAKERSRSMDNSKGPLGASSLGTPEDLAEGCSQDDQTPSQPYIDDSTLRPAQTVGHQRAHISSTSYKDVCIPEIVSGGKEPSSACSLLEPGKPPESLPSYGELSSCPTKTGADDYFQCNTSSETVLTAPSPLGKNKEDHDTLTLAEGVKKLSPSDRQAPHASREPVGHKEESPKGPGGGPAASGGVAEGTANGRLVQHHGAEPSSLDKRKEIFSKDTLFKPLHSTLSVNSYHKSSLSLLRSHPKAPADTLPGRCEKLEPSLGTSAAQAVPASQRQQESGGTQEASFDYYNVSDDDDSEEGANKNTEEEKNRDDVGTMQWLLEREKERDLQRKFEKNLTLLAPKETDSSSNQRATHSARLDSMDSSSITVDSGFNSPRTRESLASNTSSIVESNRRQNPALSPAHGGAAPAFNFRASADTPASEAEKLQKPSNCLQASVTSV, from the exons GTGATGTGTCACCAATCAGTATGTCTCCCATCAGTCAGTCTCAGTTTATTCCACTTGGGGAAATCCTTTGCTTGGCCATCTCAGCAATGAACTCGGCGAGAAAACCTGTCACCCAAGAAGCACTCATGGAGCACCTGACAACGTGTTTCCCAG GTGTCCCGACCCCAAGCCAAGAGATTCTGCGGCACACGCTGAACACGCTGGTGCGGGAGAGGAAAATCTACCCGACCCCGGATGGCTACTTCATCGTGACCCCACAGACTTACTTCATAACCCCTTCCCTCATAAGAACTAACAGCAAGTGGTACCATCTGGACGAGAGGATACCCGACAGGTCCCAGTGCACCTCCCCCCAGCCCGGAACCATCACGCCCTCTGCCTCAGGCTGCGTCAGGGAAAGGACATTGCCCAGGAACCACTGCGACTCCTGCCACTGCTGCCGCGAGGACATGCACAGCATGCACGCGTCCACTCTGCAGCGGAAGCCCGCCAAGGACTGCAAGGACCCCTACTGCCCTCCCTCTCTGTGCCAGGTGCCACCCACTGAAAAGAGCAAAAGTACTGTGAACTTTTCCTACAAGACAGAGACCCTCTCAAAACCGAAAGACAGTGAAAAGCAGTCCAAAAAATTCGGGCTCAAGTTATTCcggctaagttttaaaaaagacaagACCAAACAGCTGGCGAATTTCTCTGCCCAGTTCCCCCCCGAAGAGTGGCCCCTGCGCGACGAGGACACGCCGACCACCATCCCCCGGGAGGTGGAGATGGAGATCATCAGGCGGATCAACCCGGACCTGACCGTGGAAAACGTCATGAGGCACACGGCGCTCATGAAGAAgctggaggaggagaaagcaCAGAGGAGTAAAGCCGGGTCCTCGGCCCATCACAGTGGGAGGAGTAAAAAGAGCAGGACTCACCGGAAGTCCCACGGGAAGTCCCGGTCCCACAGCAAGACGCGGGTGTCTAAGGGAGACCCTTCGGACGGCTCGCACCTGGATATCGCGGGGGACAGAGAGTATGACTTCTGCGACCCTCTCACCAGGGCGCCCAGGGAGGGCTGCTTCATCATCGAGCACAAAGGGGACAACTTCATCATGCACAGCAACACGAACGTGATTGAGTCGCATTTCCCCATGACGCCGGAGTGGGACGTGTCCGGCGAGTTGGCCAAAAGGAGGACTGAGATGCCTTTTCCGGAACCTTCCAGGGGAAGCTCCCACTCGAAAGTGCACCGAAGCCACAGCCATACCCAGGACCGAAGGTCCCGGAACGAGAGATCCAACAAAGCCAAGGAGAGGTCCAGGTCCATGGATAACTCCAAAGGCCCTCTGGGTGCCTCTTCTCTCGGGACGCCCGAGGACCTTGCCGAAGGCTGCAGCCAGGACGACCAGACCCCCAGCCAGCCCTACATCGACGACAGTACTTTGAGGCCTGCACAGACCGTCGGTCACCAAAGGGCTCACATCTCCTCCACAAGCTACAAAGACGTGTGTATTCCAGAAATAGTCAGTGGCGGCAAGGAACCTTCCAGCGCTTGTAGCCTTTTGGAACCGGGCAAACCACCCGAGAGTCTGCCGTCCTATGGCGAGCTCAGCTCATGCCCAACGAAAACAGGCGCGGACGACTATTTCCAGTGCAACACCTCGAGCGAGACGGTGCTCACGGCACCATCGCCCCTGGGGAAAAATAAGGAGGACCATGACACTCTGACCCTGGCAGAAGGGGTGAAAAAGCTGTCCCCATCTGATAGACAGGCCCCCCACGCCTCCAGGGAGCCTGTAGGGCACAAGGAGGAGTCGCCAAAAGGGCCAGGTGGGGGCCCGGCCGCTTCGGGCGGGGTGGCGGAAGGGACGGCCAACGGACGCCTTGTCCAGCACCACGGCGCCGAGCCCAGCAGCCTGGACAAGAGGAAAGAGATATTCAGCAAAGACACACTGTTCAAACCTCTTCACAGCACCTTGTCTGTAAACAGCTACCACAAATCGAGCCTGTCCCTCCTCCGATCTCACCCGAAGGCGCCTGCTGACACGCTGCCCGGCCGATgcgagaaactggaaccctcccTGGGGACCTCGGCGGCACAAGCCGTGCCTGCGTCCCAGCGTCAGCAGGAGTCGGGAGGGACCCAGGAGGCGTCCTTTGACTATTACAACGTCTCCGATGACGACGACTCTGAGGAAGGGGCAAACAAAAACACGGAGGAGGAGAAAAACAGAGATGACGTAGGCACCATGCAGTGGCTCCTcgagagggaaaaggaaagagacttGCAGAGGAAATTTGAGAAGAACCTCACCCTTCTTGCCCCAAAGGAAACCGACAGCAGCAGCAACCAGAGAGCCACCCATTCGGCCCGGCTCGACAGCATGGACAGCAGCAGCATCACTGTGGACAGTGGATTCAACTCCCCACG TACTCGGGAGAGCCTGGCCTCCAACACGTCAAGCATTGTTGAAAGTAACCGTCGTCAGAACCCCGCGCTGAGCCCGGCCCATGGCGGAGCTGCTCCAGCCTTCAACTTCCGAGCAAGCGCGGACACCCCGGCAAGCGAAGCTGAGAAATTACAGAAACCTTCCAACTGCTTGCAAGCTTCCGTGACTAGTGTGTGA
- the STOX2 gene encoding storkhead-box protein 2 isoform X1 has protein sequence MKKTRSTTLRRAWPSSDFSDRASDRMRSRSEKDYRLHKRFPAAFAPQASRGYMTSGDVSPISMSPISQSQFIPLGEILCLAISAMNSARKPVTQEALMEHLTTCFPGVPTPSQEILRHTLNTLVRERKIYPTPDGYFIVTPQTYFITPSLIRTNSKWYHLDERIPDRSQCTSPQPGTITPSASGCVRERTLPRNHCDSCHCCREDMHSMHASTLQRKPAKDCKDPYCPPSLCQVPPTEKSKSTVNFSYKTETLSKPKDSEKQSKKFGLKLFRLSFKKDKTKQLANFSAQFPPEEWPLRDEDTPTTIPREVEMEIIRRINPDLTVENVMRHTALMKKLEEEKAQRSKAGSSAHHSGRSKKSRTHRKSHGKSRSHSKTRVSKGDPSDGSHLDIAGDREYDFCDPLTRAPREGCFIIEHKGDNFIMHSNTNVIESHFPMTPEWDVSGELAKRRTEMPFPEPSRGSSHSKVHRSHSHTQDRRSRNERSNKAKERSRSMDNSKGPLGASSLGTPEDLAEGCSQDDQTPSQPYIDDSTLRPAQTVGHQRAHISSTSYKDVCIPEIVSGGKEPSSACSLLEPGKPPESLPSYGELSSCPTKTGADDYFQCNTSSETVLTAPSPLGKNKEDHDTLTLAEGVKKLSPSDRQAPHASREPVGHKEESPKGPGGGPAASGGVAEGTANGRLVQHHGAEPSSLDKRKEIFSKDTLFKPLHSTLSVNSYHKSSLSLLRSHPKAPADTLPGRCEKLEPSLGTSAAQAVPASQRQQESGGTQEASFDYYNVSDDDDSEEGANKNTEEEKNRDDVGTMQWLLEREKERDLQRKFEKNLTLLAPKETDSSSNQRATHSARLDSMDSSSITVDSGFNSPRTRESLASNTSSIVESNRRQNPALSPAHGGAAPAFNFRASADTPASEAEKLQKPSNCLQASVTSV, from the exons GTGATGTGTCACCAATCAGTATGTCTCCCATCAGTCAGTCTCAGTTTATTCCACTTGGGGAAATCCTTTGCTTGGCCATCTCAGCAATGAACTCGGCGAGAAAACCTGTCACCCAAGAAGCACTCATGGAGCACCTGACAACGTGTTTCCCAG GTGTCCCGACCCCAAGCCAAGAGATTCTGCGGCACACGCTGAACACGCTGGTGCGGGAGAGGAAAATCTACCCGACCCCGGATGGCTACTTCATCGTGACCCCACAGACTTACTTCATAACCCCTTCCCTCATAAGAACTAACAGCAAGTGGTACCATCTGGACGAGAGGATACCCGACAGGTCCCAGTGCACCTCCCCCCAGCCCGGAACCATCACGCCCTCTGCCTCAGGCTGCGTCAGGGAAAGGACATTGCCCAGGAACCACTGCGACTCCTGCCACTGCTGCCGCGAGGACATGCACAGCATGCACGCGTCCACTCTGCAGCGGAAGCCCGCCAAGGACTGCAAGGACCCCTACTGCCCTCCCTCTCTGTGCCAGGTGCCACCCACTGAAAAGAGCAAAAGTACTGTGAACTTTTCCTACAAGACAGAGACCCTCTCAAAACCGAAAGACAGTGAAAAGCAGTCCAAAAAATTCGGGCTCAAGTTATTCcggctaagttttaaaaaagacaagACCAAACAGCTGGCGAATTTCTCTGCCCAGTTCCCCCCCGAAGAGTGGCCCCTGCGCGACGAGGACACGCCGACCACCATCCCCCGGGAGGTGGAGATGGAGATCATCAGGCGGATCAACCCGGACCTGACCGTGGAAAACGTCATGAGGCACACGGCGCTCATGAAGAAgctggaggaggagaaagcaCAGAGGAGTAAAGCCGGGTCCTCGGCCCATCACAGTGGGAGGAGTAAAAAGAGCAGGACTCACCGGAAGTCCCACGGGAAGTCCCGGTCCCACAGCAAGACGCGGGTGTCTAAGGGAGACCCTTCGGACGGCTCGCACCTGGATATCGCGGGGGACAGAGAGTATGACTTCTGCGACCCTCTCACCAGGGCGCCCAGGGAGGGCTGCTTCATCATCGAGCACAAAGGGGACAACTTCATCATGCACAGCAACACGAACGTGATTGAGTCGCATTTCCCCATGACGCCGGAGTGGGACGTGTCCGGCGAGTTGGCCAAAAGGAGGACTGAGATGCCTTTTCCGGAACCTTCCAGGGGAAGCTCCCACTCGAAAGTGCACCGAAGCCACAGCCATACCCAGGACCGAAGGTCCCGGAACGAGAGATCCAACAAAGCCAAGGAGAGGTCCAGGTCCATGGATAACTCCAAAGGCCCTCTGGGTGCCTCTTCTCTCGGGACGCCCGAGGACCTTGCCGAAGGCTGCAGCCAGGACGACCAGACCCCCAGCCAGCCCTACATCGACGACAGTACTTTGAGGCCTGCACAGACCGTCGGTCACCAAAGGGCTCACATCTCCTCCACAAGCTACAAAGACGTGTGTATTCCAGAAATAGTCAGTGGCGGCAAGGAACCTTCCAGCGCTTGTAGCCTTTTGGAACCGGGCAAACCACCCGAGAGTCTGCCGTCCTATGGCGAGCTCAGCTCATGCCCAACGAAAACAGGCGCGGACGACTATTTCCAGTGCAACACCTCGAGCGAGACGGTGCTCACGGCACCATCGCCCCTGGGGAAAAATAAGGAGGACCATGACACTCTGACCCTGGCAGAAGGGGTGAAAAAGCTGTCCCCATCTGATAGACAGGCCCCCCACGCCTCCAGGGAGCCTGTAGGGCACAAGGAGGAGTCGCCAAAAGGGCCAGGTGGGGGCCCGGCCGCTTCGGGCGGGGTGGCGGAAGGGACGGCCAACGGACGCCTTGTCCAGCACCACGGCGCCGAGCCCAGCAGCCTGGACAAGAGGAAAGAGATATTCAGCAAAGACACACTGTTCAAACCTCTTCACAGCACCTTGTCTGTAAACAGCTACCACAAATCGAGCCTGTCCCTCCTCCGATCTCACCCGAAGGCGCCTGCTGACACGCTGCCCGGCCGATgcgagaaactggaaccctcccTGGGGACCTCGGCGGCACAAGCCGTGCCTGCGTCCCAGCGTCAGCAGGAGTCGGGAGGGACCCAGGAGGCGTCCTTTGACTATTACAACGTCTCCGATGACGACGACTCTGAGGAAGGGGCAAACAAAAACACGGAGGAGGAGAAAAACAGAGATGACGTAGGCACCATGCAGTGGCTCCTcgagagggaaaaggaaagagacttGCAGAGGAAATTTGAGAAGAACCTCACCCTTCTTGCCCCAAAGGAAACCGACAGCAGCAGCAACCAGAGAGCCACCCATTCGGCCCGGCTCGACAGCATGGACAGCAGCAGCATCACTGTGGACAGTGGATTCAACTCCCCACG TACTCGGGAGAGCCTGGCCTCCAACACGTCAAGCATTGTTGAAAGTAACCGTCGTCAGAACCCCGCGCTGAGCCCGGCCCATGGCGGAGCTGCTCCAGCCTTCAACTTCCGAGCAAGCGCGGACACCCCGGCAAGCGAAGCTGAGAAATTACAGAAACCTTCCAACTGCTTGCAAGCTTCCGTGACTAGTGTGTGA
- the STOX2 gene encoding storkhead-box protein 2 isoform X3, with product MKKTRSTTLRRAWPSSDFSDRASDRMRSRSEKDYRLHKRFPAAFAPQASRGYMTSGDVSPISMSPISQSQFIPLGEILCLAISAMNSARKPVTQEALMEHLTTCFPGVPTPSQEILRHTLNTLVRERKIYPTPDGYFIVTPQTYFITPSLIRTNSKWYHLDERIPDRSQCTSPQPGTITPSASGCVRERTLPRNHCDSCHCCREDMHSMHASTLQRKPAKDCKDPYCPPSLCQVPPTEKSKSTVNFSYKTETLSKPKDSEKQSKKFGLKLFRLSFKKDKTKQLANFSAQFPPEEWPLRDEDTPTTIPREVEMEIIRRINPDLTVENVMRHTALMKKLEEEKAQRSKAGSSAHHSGRSKKSRTHRKSHGKSRSHSKTRVSKGDPSDGSHLDIAGDREYDFCDPLTRAPREGCFIIEHKGDNFIMHSNTNVIESHFPMTPEWDVSGELAKRRTEMPFPEPSRGSSHSKVHRSHSHTQDRRSRNERSNKAKERSRSMDNSKGPLGASSLGTPEDLAEGCSQDDQTPSQPYIDDSTLRPAQTVGHQRAHISSTSYKDVCIPEIVSGGKEPSSACSLLEPGKPPESLPSYGELSSCPTKTGADDYFQCNTSSETVLTAPSPLGKNKEDHDTLTLAEGVKKLSPSDRQAPHASREPVGHKEESPKGPGGGPAASGGVAEGTANGRLVQHHGAEPSSLDKRKEIFSKDTLFKPLHSTLSVNSYHKSSLSLLRSHPKAPADTLPGRCEKLEPSLGTSAAQAVPASQRQQESGGTQEASFDYYNVSDDDDSEEGANKNTEEEKNRDDVGTMQWLLEREKERDLQRKFEKNLTLLAPKETDSSSNQRATHSARLDSMDSSSITVDSGFNSPRN from the exons GTGATGTGTCACCAATCAGTATGTCTCCCATCAGTCAGTCTCAGTTTATTCCACTTGGGGAAATCCTTTGCTTGGCCATCTCAGCAATGAACTCGGCGAGAAAACCTGTCACCCAAGAAGCACTCATGGAGCACCTGACAACGTGTTTCCCAG GTGTCCCGACCCCAAGCCAAGAGATTCTGCGGCACACGCTGAACACGCTGGTGCGGGAGAGGAAAATCTACCCGACCCCGGATGGCTACTTCATCGTGACCCCACAGACTTACTTCATAACCCCTTCCCTCATAAGAACTAACAGCAAGTGGTACCATCTGGACGAGAGGATACCCGACAGGTCCCAGTGCACCTCCCCCCAGCCCGGAACCATCACGCCCTCTGCCTCAGGCTGCGTCAGGGAAAGGACATTGCCCAGGAACCACTGCGACTCCTGCCACTGCTGCCGCGAGGACATGCACAGCATGCACGCGTCCACTCTGCAGCGGAAGCCCGCCAAGGACTGCAAGGACCCCTACTGCCCTCCCTCTCTGTGCCAGGTGCCACCCACTGAAAAGAGCAAAAGTACTGTGAACTTTTCCTACAAGACAGAGACCCTCTCAAAACCGAAAGACAGTGAAAAGCAGTCCAAAAAATTCGGGCTCAAGTTATTCcggctaagttttaaaaaagacaagACCAAACAGCTGGCGAATTTCTCTGCCCAGTTCCCCCCCGAAGAGTGGCCCCTGCGCGACGAGGACACGCCGACCACCATCCCCCGGGAGGTGGAGATGGAGATCATCAGGCGGATCAACCCGGACCTGACCGTGGAAAACGTCATGAGGCACACGGCGCTCATGAAGAAgctggaggaggagaaagcaCAGAGGAGTAAAGCCGGGTCCTCGGCCCATCACAGTGGGAGGAGTAAAAAGAGCAGGACTCACCGGAAGTCCCACGGGAAGTCCCGGTCCCACAGCAAGACGCGGGTGTCTAAGGGAGACCCTTCGGACGGCTCGCACCTGGATATCGCGGGGGACAGAGAGTATGACTTCTGCGACCCTCTCACCAGGGCGCCCAGGGAGGGCTGCTTCATCATCGAGCACAAAGGGGACAACTTCATCATGCACAGCAACACGAACGTGATTGAGTCGCATTTCCCCATGACGCCGGAGTGGGACGTGTCCGGCGAGTTGGCCAAAAGGAGGACTGAGATGCCTTTTCCGGAACCTTCCAGGGGAAGCTCCCACTCGAAAGTGCACCGAAGCCACAGCCATACCCAGGACCGAAGGTCCCGGAACGAGAGATCCAACAAAGCCAAGGAGAGGTCCAGGTCCATGGATAACTCCAAAGGCCCTCTGGGTGCCTCTTCTCTCGGGACGCCCGAGGACCTTGCCGAAGGCTGCAGCCAGGACGACCAGACCCCCAGCCAGCCCTACATCGACGACAGTACTTTGAGGCCTGCACAGACCGTCGGTCACCAAAGGGCTCACATCTCCTCCACAAGCTACAAAGACGTGTGTATTCCAGAAATAGTCAGTGGCGGCAAGGAACCTTCCAGCGCTTGTAGCCTTTTGGAACCGGGCAAACCACCCGAGAGTCTGCCGTCCTATGGCGAGCTCAGCTCATGCCCAACGAAAACAGGCGCGGACGACTATTTCCAGTGCAACACCTCGAGCGAGACGGTGCTCACGGCACCATCGCCCCTGGGGAAAAATAAGGAGGACCATGACACTCTGACCCTGGCAGAAGGGGTGAAAAAGCTGTCCCCATCTGATAGACAGGCCCCCCACGCCTCCAGGGAGCCTGTAGGGCACAAGGAGGAGTCGCCAAAAGGGCCAGGTGGGGGCCCGGCCGCTTCGGGCGGGGTGGCGGAAGGGACGGCCAACGGACGCCTTGTCCAGCACCACGGCGCCGAGCCCAGCAGCCTGGACAAGAGGAAAGAGATATTCAGCAAAGACACACTGTTCAAACCTCTTCACAGCACCTTGTCTGTAAACAGCTACCACAAATCGAGCCTGTCCCTCCTCCGATCTCACCCGAAGGCGCCTGCTGACACGCTGCCCGGCCGATgcgagaaactggaaccctcccTGGGGACCTCGGCGGCACAAGCCGTGCCTGCGTCCCAGCGTCAGCAGGAGTCGGGAGGGACCCAGGAGGCGTCCTTTGACTATTACAACGTCTCCGATGACGACGACTCTGAGGAAGGGGCAAACAAAAACACGGAGGAGGAGAAAAACAGAGATGACGTAGGCACCATGCAGTGGCTCCTcgagagggaaaaggaaagagacttGCAGAGGAAATTTGAGAAGAACCTCACCCTTCTTGCCCCAAAGGAAACCGACAGCAGCAGCAACCAGAGAGCCACCCATTCGGCCCGGCTCGACAGCATGGACAGCAGCAGCATCACTGTGGACAGTGGATTCAACTCCCCACG gaattga